TAAACCTTTTCGTATTATCAACAAAGATCTTGGCCAATGCAGAAGAGGGACCTTGGACCCGAGATTGACCAAGAAGCTATACCGGGCTcagagaagagaaggaagatagatcttgatgaagctcagATATTAACGGTGCGGACAGCCCTGAAGCGCTTACCGCCAGACGCCTATACAGTAGGCTGGATCTGCGCCATAgccaaggagcttgttgctgctaAAGAGTTTCTCGACGAATTGCACCAACGACCCCGATATTCGGCCACGCATGATTGCAACGACTATACGTTCGGGAGAGTTGGGAGACACAATGTAGTCGTTGCTATCTTAGGCGAGTACGGCACGGCTTCTGCAGCATGCGTTGCGAGAGACATGTGTCGTAGCTTTCCCACACTGAGATTCTGTTTAATGGTAGGCATTGGCGGTGGTGCACCGAGCCCAAGACATGACATCCGCCTCGGCGACGTTGTTGTTAGCACTCCTCGAGATGGGCATGGTGGTGTGTTGCAgtacgactttggcaagacAATACAAGATCACAGCTTCCGCATAACAGCGTCCTTGAACCAACCACCAGTGGTGCTACAGAGAGTAGTAAACGGGCTAAAGGCGCAGTATGAGAGCTATGGAAACTGCCTTAAAGAAGCGATTAGCAACATTCTTAACAAGAATCCCAGGCTGCAACGAGAGTACAAACGGCCTAACTCGGGTAGTGACAGGCTATACAAGAGCACAGTCGTCCATCCGCCTAAAGAAACAAGTTGTGCCGTGGCCTGTGGCGATGACCCTTCAAAACTGATAAAACGGGATAAACGGACAGAAGGCGTGGATAATCCGGTAATTCACTATGGCTTAATTGCCTCGGCAAACCAAGTGATGAAGGACGCCTTGGTTCGAGATGCGCTTGCGGCGGAGAAAGACGTTCTgtgttttgaaatggaatCCGCAGGGCTAATGAACCACTTTGCTTGCCTAGTAATCCGCGGGATATGCGACTACTCAGATTCTCACAAGAGCAAGGAGTGGCAAGGATACGCAGCAATGGCGGCCGCTGCATACGCGAAAGATCTTCTCTGCCGAATGCCTCCCAGTGAAGTCGAGGCTGAGGAGAAAATGGTAGGAGAAGACAACCAGTTGCTTCCAGACGAGCAGAAAAAAGAGCTACTAGACTCATTGAGATTCGACCAAATCGAGGCTCGCCATATGACCATCCGCAAAGCTCACGCCAAGACGTGTAGTTGGCTGCTAGAGGATCCTAGTTATCTTGACTGGTTAGATCCCACCAAGCTTAGCGAGCATGCCGGTTTCTTATGGATCAAAGGAAATCCGGGCACCGGGAAGTCAACCTTGATGAAGTTCGCTTTGAATAACGCGCGCAAGGTACTGAAGGATAAGatcatcatcgccttctTTTTTAACGCGCGAGGAGAGGACTTGGAGAGATCTACACTGGGTATGTACCGATCAATACTACTGCAGCTTCTCGAGCAGGTTCAGGTACTTCAAGAGGTCTTCAGCTCTCTCGGATTAGCAACATGGAGCGCTAAATCCCACCACTGGAGCGTTGAGTCGCTAAAAGAGCTCTTCGAACAGGCCATACGGCGTCTCGGAAGATCCCCAGTGCTCTGCTTTATAGACGCTTTGGATGAATGCGATGAACGTCAAATCCGGGATATGGTGGCATTTTTTGAACATATAAGCGAAGCAACCGCGTCAGGCGGTCTCAGGTTCCAAGTGTGCTTCGCAAGCAGGCACTACCCTCACATTACAATTGCGAACGGACTTAGCCTAGTGCTCGAAGGCCATAAGGGACATAGCAGGGATATAATTTGCTACATTGATAGCGAATTAAAAATCGGGCGCAGTCAGCTCGCCGAGCAGATTCGCGTTGATGTCCAACAAAAGTCATCTGGGGTCTTCTTATGGGTTATTCTGGTGGTGGAGATTCTAAACAAAGAATACGACCGTGGCCGTGTTCATGCGCTTCGAACAAGACTTCAAGATATCCCCAGAGGTCTACACGAACTGTTCCACGACATTTTGACGCGCGACCACCAGAACAGAGGGGAACTACTTCTGTGTATTCAGTGGGTTCTCTTCGCAAGACTGCCATTAAGACCGGAACAATTATATTTTGCTATTCTCTCTGGCGTTGAACCTAAGGCTCTATCGAAATGGAATCCCGATGGGATTACAGCATCCATTATAAAGAGGTATATTATTGATTCCTCTAAAGGACTCGCCGAGGTTACCAGGTCGAAAAACCCTAGAGTGCAGTTTATTCATGAATCTGTGAAAGACTTCCTTCTTAAAGAAAATGGGTTAAAGGAAATTTGGCTAAACCTCGGAAGAAATTTCCATGGAGAAAGCCACGAGAGACTAAAGCAGTGTTGTCTAAACTACATGAGCATTAATGTCTATACAGATCTCAACATTGGCAGCTTACTTCCTAATGCAGCATCTCAGCAAGCGGCAGAACTCCGTCAATTGGCAGACAAGGCGTTTCCATTCTTAGAGTACGCCGTACGAAATATTCTCTACCATGCCGACGCAGCGGAAGGAGACGGAGTTGATCAGACGGCATTTCTCGAGGGATTCCAGCTTGTGGACTGGATCCATTTAGATAACCTATTGGAAAGACACAACGTTCGGCGGCATACTCTCAAAGCGAGCATGTTATATTTATTGGCGGAGTACAACATGGGAAATCTTATTAGGAGCCACCCATCCAAGCTGTCCTGCTTTAAAGTAGAAGGTGAGCGCTATGGACTACCAATTTTTGCGGCGCTGGCTACGAACAGTGATGCAGCAGTCCGTGAGTTCTTACAAGCCCAAACGGACATTCA
The genomic region above belongs to Pochonia chlamydosporia 170 chromosome 2, whole genome shotgun sequence and contains:
- a CDS encoding NB-ARC and ankyrin domain protein (similar to Cordyceps militaris CM01 XP_006672551.1) translates to MQKRDLGPEIDQEAIPGSEKRRKIDLDEAQILTVRTALKRLPPDAYTVGWICAIAKELVAAKEFLDELHQRPRYSATHDCNDYTFGRVGRHNVVVAILGEYGTASAACVARDMCRSFPTLRFCLMVGIGGGAPSPRHDIRLGDVVVSTPRDGHGGVLQYDFGKTIQDHSFRITASLNQPPVVLQRVVNGLKAQYESYGNCLKEAISNILNKNPRLQREYKRPNSGSDRLYKSTVVHPPKETSCAVACGDDPSKLIKRDKRTEGVDNPVIHYGLIASANQVMKDALVRDALAAEKDVLCFEMESAGLMNHFACLVIRGICDYSDSHKSKEWQGYAAMAAAAYAKDLLCRMPPSEVEAEEKMVGEDNQLLPDEQKKELLDSLRFDQIEARHMTIRKAHAKTCSWLLEDPSYLDWLDPTKLSEHAGFLWIKGNPGTGKSTLMKFALNNARKVLKDKIIIAFFFNARGEDLERSTLGMYRSILLQLLEQVQVLQEVFSSLGLATWSAKSHHWSVESLKELFEQAIRRLGRSPVLCFIDALDECDERQIRDMVAFFEHISEATASGGLRFQVCFASRHYPHITIANGLSLVLEGHKGHSRDIICYIDSELKIGRSQLAEQIRVDVQQKSSGVFLWVILVVEILNKEYDRGRVHALRTRLQDIPRGLHELFHDILTRDHQNRGELLLCIQWVLFARLPLRPEQLYFAILSGVEPKALSKWNPDGITASIIKRYIIDSSKGLAEVTRSKNPRVQFIHESVKDFLLKENGLKEIWLNLGRNFHGESHERLKQCCLNYMSINVYTDLNIGSLLPNAASQQAAELRQLADKAFPFLEYAVRNILYHADAAEGDGVDQTAFLEGFQLVDWIHLDNLLERHNVRRHTLKASMLYLLAEYNMGNLIRSHPSKLSCFKVEGERYGLPIFAALATNSDAAVREFLQAQTDIQPPTSPLHAFYEQYYRNKNRRSDFRRDFTFSQQRSILSYLAEKADDAVFVSFLLVSDKVNIDVKDNNGRTPLSCAAQFGREAVVKMLLKMGTVDINAKDKRGETPLLLAAQSGHNAVVKLLLETGKVDINAKGTNGQTPLLRAAQDGHEAVVKLLLETGKVDINAKDINGQTPLLRAAQSGHEAVVKLLLETDKVDINAKDINGQTPLLPAARNGHMAAVKLLLETGKVVVDLKDNSLLWAAEMGHEAVVKLLLDTGTVDINAKDKSGETPLLLAAEHGHEAVVKLLLETGTVDINARSKSGRTPLLLATENGHEAVVKLLLETGKVVVDLKDNFGWTPLLLAAEMGHEAVVKLLLDTGTVDINATDKSGETPLLLAAQSGHDAVVKLLLETGKVVVDLKDNSGRTPLLWAAEMGHVGVVKLLLETGKVVVDLKDNYGRTPLWWGLQEGYEAIVELLQQKSSNEDGLPDALRSTGQLRG